The Odocoileus virginianus isolate 20LAN1187 ecotype Illinois chromosome 12, Ovbor_1.2, whole genome shotgun sequence genome has a segment encoding these proteins:
- the CCDC116 gene encoding coiled-coil domain-containing protein 116 isoform X2, giving the protein MARCRHHSGYLADDEAGHPTYVARVQPSKKSLFSKMGHASKPGHRPHPPSSRDPSGSSGRRGNSKGLRPFTSFLDFLVEGQVLESLQTVVEEATERMATAKTEAGVPLVEVQDPAEEPRGGRRGRVRPSLSTLRRHRARPGLCVGRPNNYPSRSSSMSDSRSSCTAADWPGCRSRDSDLGARGLGRLPPVTDQLLLEKGLRRLVQLERRGRGLGQASSHGASLDSQSSSQWTVERPLSWFSGPLGSSWDTQESSERGPTERELGLLRRQLNKEMRSLLSQPASFELPGYSALREPHRTLDFLAEHHLFPALQDVVNRAVEKLSGARRRDGGPLFPSEWETARESGSKMATPTDGEELYESPPSTASSRRTEQRKSKYQGRGKAQEGGAPVPSPQVATRFRLDVTATEEPRVSASLPRHEGLDPDPRSPGCKFSKKKSLPSILSKSSTVSQLSDPWHKELVDYLKDQAVSLLIHKYSFEKNLTDQLGFISFPVTEALMDLFLGFKKVKGSRIRLSSTVDWHCLLHRLEEGKSSQRSSRLSFRSPSRLTSQHSTPRKGTRSPAMPSEVSVRGRRIRDKPIGSSRLDRRPQGSRPHPPQERSRPPEAKRFLSPTNASVASHPSKQIVDMEDQQSIEEEDKEEEQEEEEEEEDFFGDEDQPQSSQEPPGEATISSPVEGSRAGPSDPP; this is encoded by the exons ATGGCCCGCTGCCGCCACCATTCGGGCTACCTGGCGGACGATGAGGCCGGCCACCCTACCTACGTGGCCCGG GTGCAGCCATCTAAGAAGTCACTGTTCTCCAAAATGGGCCACGCCTCCAAGCCCGGCCACAGGCCACACCCGCCTTCCTCGCGTGACCCCTCGGGGAGTTCAGGCCGCCGCGGAAACTCTAAGGGCCTTCGACCCTTTACGAGCTTCCTGGATTTCCTCGTCGAGGGTCAGGTGCTGGAAAGCCTGCAGACGGTGGTGGAGGAGGCAACGGAGCGCATGGCCACCGCGAAGACCGAGGCGGGGGTGCCGCTGGTGGAAGTGCAGGACCCCGCGGAGGAGCCGAGGGGCGGGCGCCGGGGGCGGGTCCGGCCCAGTCTCAGCACCCTGCGCCGGCACCGCGCCCGGCCCGGTCTCTGCGTGGGGCGCCCCAACAATTACCCCTCCCGCTCCAGCTCCATGTCCGACTCCCGCAGCAGCTGCACGGCCGCCGACTGGCCGGGGTGCCGCAGCCGGGACAGCGACCTGGGCGCCCGGGGCCTGGGCCGCCTGCCGCCCGTGACGGACCAGCTCCTGCTGGAGAAGGGCCTCAGACGGCTGGTGCAGCTGGAGCGCCGAGGG AGAGGCCTGGGGCAGGCCTCCTCCCACGGGGCCTCACTGGACAGCCAGAGCAGCAGCCAGTGGACTGTGGAGCGGCCCCTGTCGTGGTTCTCAGGCCCGCTGGGCTCGAGCTGGGACACGCAAGAGTCGTCAGAGCGGGGGCCCACGGAGCGCGAGCTGGGCCTCCTCAGGCGGCAGCTGAACAAGGAGATGAGATCCCTGCTGAGCCAGCCGGCGTCGTTTGAGCTGCCCGGCTACTCTGCGCTCCGCGAGCCTCATCGGACCCTGGACTTCCTGGCCGAGCACCACCTCTTCCCCGCCCTGCAGGACGTGGTCAACCGGGCCGTGGAGAAGCTCAGCGGCGCCCGCCGCCGCGACGGCGGCCCGCTCTTCCCGTCGGAATGGGAGACGGCCCGGGAGTCCGGCTCCAAGATGGCCACGCCCACGGACGGGGAGGAGCTCTACGAGTCGCCGCCCAGCACGGCCTCCAGCCGCCGGACCGAGCAGAGGAAGAGCAAGTACCAGGGTCGCGGCAAGGCCCAGGAAGGGGGCGCTCCCGTGCCTAGCCCTCAGGTGGCCACCAGGTTCCGGCTTGACGTGACAGCCACGGAAGAGCCCCGCGTTTCAGCATCCCTCCCCAGGCACGAGGGGCTGGACCCGGACCCCAGG AGCCCCGGCTGCAAGTTCAGCAAGAAAAAGTCGCTGCCCTCCATCCTGTCCAAGTCCAGCACCGTGTCCCAGCTTTCCGACCCCTGGCACAAGGAACTCGTCGACTACCTGAAGGATCAGGCCGTGTCCCTGCTCATCCACAAGTACAGCTTTGAGAAGAACCTCACTGACCAGCTGGGCTTCATCTCCTTCCCAGTCACTGAGGCGCTCATGGACCTCTTCCTGGGCTTCAAGAAGGTGAAGGGCTCACGAATCCGCCTGTCCTCCACGGTAGACTGGCACTGCCTGCTGCACAGGCTGGAGGAGGGCAAGTCCAGCCAGCGCTCATCCCGGCTGTCGTTCCGGTCCCCCTCCCGACTGACCTCCCAGCACAGCACCCCCCGGAAAGGCACGAGGAGCCCCGCCATGCCCTCCGAGGTCTCCGTCAGGGGCCGCAGGATCCGGGACAAGCCCATAGGGTCCTCCCGCCTTGACAGGAGGCCCCAGGGCTCCCGGCCACACCCCCCGCAGGAGCGCTCCAGGCCCCCGGAGGCCAAGCGGTTCCTGTCCCCCACCAACGCCAGCGTGGCCTCCCATCCATCCAAGCAGATAGTGGATATGGAGGACCAGCAGAGCATTGAGGAGGAAGACaaagaggaggagcaggaggaggaggaggaggaggaagacttcTTTGGAGATGAGGACCAGCCCCAGAGCTCCCAGGAGCCTCCAGGGGAGGCTACAATCAGCTCCCCCGTGGAAGGCTCCAGGGCAGGCCCCAGTGACCCCCCGTGA
- the UBE2L3 gene encoding ubiquitin-conjugating enzyme E2 L3 isoform X1: MAASRRLMKELEEIRKCGMKNFRNIQVDEANLLTWQGLIVPDNPPYDKGAFRIEINFPAEYPFKPPKITFKTKIYHPNIDEKGQVCLPVISAENWKPATKTDQVIQSLIALVNDPQPEHPLRADLAEEYSKDRKKFCKNAEEFTKKYGEKRPVD; this comes from the exons GAGCTTGAAGAGATCCGCAAGTGTGGGATGAAAAACTTCCGTAACATCCAGGTCGATGAAGCTAATTTGCTGACTTGGCAAGGGCTCATTGTTCCC GACAACCCTCCCTATGACAAAGGGGCCTTCAGAATTGAAATCAACTTTCCCGCAGAGTACCCCTTCAAACCACCGAAGATCACATTCAAAACGAAGATCTACCACCCGAACATCGACGAGAAGGGGCAGGTCTGTCTGCCGGTAATTAGTGCTGAAAATTGGAAGCCAGCAACCAAAACCGACCAAG TCATCCAGTCCCTCATAGCTCTGGTGAACGACCCCCAGCCCGAGCACCCGCTCCGGGCCGACCTAGCTGAAGAGTACTCTAAGGACCGTAAAAAATTCTGTAAGAACGCTGAAGAGTTTACAAAGAAATATGGGGAAAAGCGACCTGTGGACTAA
- the YDJC gene encoding carbohydrate deacetylase codes for MARPRVRLVVTADDFGYCPRRDEGIVEAFLAGAVTSVSLLVNGSAAGSAAELARRHRIPTGLHANLSEGRPVGPARHGASSLTGSEGFFLGKMGFRRAVAAGEVILSQVREELEAQLSRFRELLGRDPTHVDGHQHVHVLPGVCRVFAEALQACGVRYTRLPLERGVDGCAWLEAPARDFAGALEQDASAAIGPFVHHGLRWTDVFVGLSTCGRHMSAHRVLEALTRALEGMPAGQAVTAELMVHPGYPSVPPVGGCGEGPDAFSCSSDRLHELRVLTAPALQAQLARDGVQLCTVGDLDCKRPGVGSTSKATRDTFLEPSPP; via the exons ATGGCCCGGCCCCGCGTGCGGCTGGTGGTCACGGCAGACGACTTTGGCTATTGCCCGCGGCGCGACGAGGGCATCGTGGAAGCCTTCCTGGCCGGGGCTGTGACCAGCGTGTCCCTGCTGGTCAACGGCTCGGCCGCCGGGAGCGCGGCTGAACTGGCCCGCAG GCACCGGATCCCCACGGGCCTCCACGCCAACCTGTCCGAGGGCCGCCCCGTGGGCCCGGCCCGCCATGGCGCCTCTTCGCTGACCGGCTCCGAGGGCTTCTTCCTCGGCAAGATGGGATTCCGGCGGGCGGTGGCGGCCGGAGAAGTGATCTTGTCCCAG GTGCGAGAAGAGCTGGAGGCCCAGCTGAGCCGCTTCCGGGAGTTACTGGGCAGGGACCCCACTCACGTCGACGGCCACCAGCACGTGCACGTGCTCCCAG GCGTGTGCCGGGTGTTCGCCGAGGCCCTGCAGGCCTGTGGAGTGCGCTACACTAGGCTGCCGCTGGAGCGCGGGGTGGACGGCTGCGCCTGGCTGGAGGCCCCAGCGCGGGACTTTGCCGGCGCCCTGGAGCAAGACGCCAGCGCTGCCATCGGTCCCTTCGTTCACCATGGCCTTCG GTGGACTGACGTCTTCGTGGGCCTCAGCACCTGCGGCCGGCACATGTCCGCTCACCGTGTGCTGGAGGCACTGACTCGGGCCCTGGAAGGTATGCCTGCTGGCCAGGCGGTGACGGCCGAGCTGATGGTGCACCCCGGCTACCCAAGTGTGCCTCCGGTTGGGGGCTGCGGGGAGGGCCCAGACGCCTTCTCCTGCTCTTCGGATCGCCTGCACGAGCTGCGTGTCCTCACGGCGCCCGCGCTGCAGGCTCAGCTTGCCCGGGACGGTGTGCAGCTCTGCACTGTGGGAGATCTAGACTGCAAGAGGCCTGGAGTGGGGTCCACCAGCAAAGCCACTCGGGACACCTTTCTGGAGCCCTCCCCACCGTGA
- the CCDC116 gene encoding coiled-coil domain-containing protein 116 isoform X1, whose protein sequence is MPWVGAQAGFQTAQPHLVYVKCTCQGSFRATLNGSLLCKSGTSTGDVVPEAGRARAAWLQNPVPFTAQSPPSSWCPRRTPGTPSPHGASLPTLTCLSAQVQPSKKSLFSKMGHASKPGHRPHPPSSRDPSGSSGRRGNSKGLRPFTSFLDFLVEGQVLESLQTVVEEATERMATAKTEAGVPLVEVQDPAEEPRGGRRGRVRPSLSTLRRHRARPGLCVGRPNNYPSRSSSMSDSRSSCTAADWPGCRSRDSDLGARGLGRLPPVTDQLLLEKGLRRLVQLERRGRGLGQASSHGASLDSQSSSQWTVERPLSWFSGPLGSSWDTQESSERGPTERELGLLRRQLNKEMRSLLSQPASFELPGYSALREPHRTLDFLAEHHLFPALQDVVNRAVEKLSGARRRDGGPLFPSEWETARESGSKMATPTDGEELYESPPSTASSRRTEQRKSKYQGRGKAQEGGAPVPSPQVATRFRLDVTATEEPRVSASLPRHEGLDPDPRSPGCKFSKKKSLPSILSKSSTVSQLSDPWHKELVDYLKDQAVSLLIHKYSFEKNLTDQLGFISFPVTEALMDLFLGFKKVKGSRIRLSSTVDWHCLLHRLEEGKSSQRSSRLSFRSPSRLTSQHSTPRKGTRSPAMPSEVSVRGRRIRDKPIGSSRLDRRPQGSRPHPPQERSRPPEAKRFLSPTNASVASHPSKQIVDMEDQQSIEEEDKEEEQEEEEEEEDFFGDEDQPQSSQEPPGEATISSPVEGSRAGPSDPP, encoded by the exons ATGCCCTGGGTGGGGGCCCAAGCGGGCTTTCAGACTGCCCAGCCACATCTTGTGTATGTGAAGTGTACATGTCAGGGAAGCTTCAGGGCTACCCTGAACGGATCCCTACTCTGCAAGAGCGGGACCTCAACAGGGGACGTTGTGCCTGAAGCTGGCAGAGCCAGGGCTGCCTGGCTCCAAAACCCCGTTCCTTTTACTGCCCAGTCCCCACCCAGCTCCTGGTGCCCTAGGAGGACCCCGGGAACCCCTTCCCCCCATGGGGCATCCTTGCCCACCCTGACATGCCTGTCTGCTCAGGTGCAGCCATCTAAGAAGTCACTGTTCTCCAAAATGGGCCACGCCTCCAAGCCCGGCCACAGGCCACACCCGCCTTCCTCGCGTGACCCCTCGGGGAGTTCAGGCCGCCGCGGAAACTCTAAGGGCCTTCGACCCTTTACGAGCTTCCTGGATTTCCTCGTCGAGGGTCAGGTGCTGGAAAGCCTGCAGACGGTGGTGGAGGAGGCAACGGAGCGCATGGCCACCGCGAAGACCGAGGCGGGGGTGCCGCTGGTGGAAGTGCAGGACCCCGCGGAGGAGCCGAGGGGCGGGCGCCGGGGGCGGGTCCGGCCCAGTCTCAGCACCCTGCGCCGGCACCGCGCCCGGCCCGGTCTCTGCGTGGGGCGCCCCAACAATTACCCCTCCCGCTCCAGCTCCATGTCCGACTCCCGCAGCAGCTGCACGGCCGCCGACTGGCCGGGGTGCCGCAGCCGGGACAGCGACCTGGGCGCCCGGGGCCTGGGCCGCCTGCCGCCCGTGACGGACCAGCTCCTGCTGGAGAAGGGCCTCAGACGGCTGGTGCAGCTGGAGCGCCGAGGG AGAGGCCTGGGGCAGGCCTCCTCCCACGGGGCCTCACTGGACAGCCAGAGCAGCAGCCAGTGGACTGTGGAGCGGCCCCTGTCGTGGTTCTCAGGCCCGCTGGGCTCGAGCTGGGACACGCAAGAGTCGTCAGAGCGGGGGCCCACGGAGCGCGAGCTGGGCCTCCTCAGGCGGCAGCTGAACAAGGAGATGAGATCCCTGCTGAGCCAGCCGGCGTCGTTTGAGCTGCCCGGCTACTCTGCGCTCCGCGAGCCTCATCGGACCCTGGACTTCCTGGCCGAGCACCACCTCTTCCCCGCCCTGCAGGACGTGGTCAACCGGGCCGTGGAGAAGCTCAGCGGCGCCCGCCGCCGCGACGGCGGCCCGCTCTTCCCGTCGGAATGGGAGACGGCCCGGGAGTCCGGCTCCAAGATGGCCACGCCCACGGACGGGGAGGAGCTCTACGAGTCGCCGCCCAGCACGGCCTCCAGCCGCCGGACCGAGCAGAGGAAGAGCAAGTACCAGGGTCGCGGCAAGGCCCAGGAAGGGGGCGCTCCCGTGCCTAGCCCTCAGGTGGCCACCAGGTTCCGGCTTGACGTGACAGCCACGGAAGAGCCCCGCGTTTCAGCATCCCTCCCCAGGCACGAGGGGCTGGACCCGGACCCCAGG AGCCCCGGCTGCAAGTTCAGCAAGAAAAAGTCGCTGCCCTCCATCCTGTCCAAGTCCAGCACCGTGTCCCAGCTTTCCGACCCCTGGCACAAGGAACTCGTCGACTACCTGAAGGATCAGGCCGTGTCCCTGCTCATCCACAAGTACAGCTTTGAGAAGAACCTCACTGACCAGCTGGGCTTCATCTCCTTCCCAGTCACTGAGGCGCTCATGGACCTCTTCCTGGGCTTCAAGAAGGTGAAGGGCTCACGAATCCGCCTGTCCTCCACGGTAGACTGGCACTGCCTGCTGCACAGGCTGGAGGAGGGCAAGTCCAGCCAGCGCTCATCCCGGCTGTCGTTCCGGTCCCCCTCCCGACTGACCTCCCAGCACAGCACCCCCCGGAAAGGCACGAGGAGCCCCGCCATGCCCTCCGAGGTCTCCGTCAGGGGCCGCAGGATCCGGGACAAGCCCATAGGGTCCTCCCGCCTTGACAGGAGGCCCCAGGGCTCCCGGCCACACCCCCCGCAGGAGCGCTCCAGGCCCCCGGAGGCCAAGCGGTTCCTGTCCCCCACCAACGCCAGCGTGGCCTCCCATCCATCCAAGCAGATAGTGGATATGGAGGACCAGCAGAGCATTGAGGAGGAAGACaaagaggaggagcaggaggaggaggaggaggaggaagacttcTTTGGAGATGAGGACCAGCCCCAGAGCTCCCAGGAGCCTCCAGGGGAGGCTACAATCAGCTCCCCCGTGGAAGGCTCCAGGGCAGGCCCCAGTGACCCCCCGTGA
- the UBE2L3 gene encoding ubiquitin-conjugating enzyme E2 L3 isoform X2: MAASRRLMKDNPPYDKGAFRIEINFPAEYPFKPPKITFKTKIYHPNIDEKGQVCLPVISAENWKPATKTDQVIQSLIALVNDPQPEHPLRADLAEEYSKDRKKFCKNAEEFTKKYGEKRPVD; encoded by the exons GACAACCCTCCCTATGACAAAGGGGCCTTCAGAATTGAAATCAACTTTCCCGCAGAGTACCCCTTCAAACCACCGAAGATCACATTCAAAACGAAGATCTACCACCCGAACATCGACGAGAAGGGGCAGGTCTGTCTGCCGGTAATTAGTGCTGAAAATTGGAAGCCAGCAACCAAAACCGACCAAG TCATCCAGTCCCTCATAGCTCTGGTGAACGACCCCCAGCCCGAGCACCCGCTCCGGGCCGACCTAGCTGAAGAGTACTCTAAGGACCGTAAAAAATTCTGTAAGAACGCTGAAGAGTTTACAAAGAAATATGGGGAAAAGCGACCTGTGGACTAA